From Spirosoma agri, one genomic window encodes:
- a CDS encoding sensor histidine kinase, producing the protein MDSGFVIAFGTAVLLTMAVFIIIFVAYYQQKQAKQLLALKELQEQHRRELMAATFRGQEEERRRLAEDLHDGIGTMLSVTKMSLNQLERQIEGDTIRMNLQITKTRLMIDETMTNVRRISRDLVPTTLERFGLIAALEELIDRASDHELQVHLNCPEHMDQLSPAIDLMLYRIAQELVNNAIRHARAHSVTVQLQFDNEAVRLSVLDDGVGFDFDAVTENKLSGLGLRNIESRLSVVDGHATFDVAPGRGSQIHVQIYLQSPQAVALSS; encoded by the coding sequence ATGGATTCTGGCTTCGTAATTGCTTTTGGTACGGCAGTACTGTTGACGATGGCTGTGTTCATCATCATCTTTGTGGCCTATTATCAGCAAAAACAGGCCAAACAACTACTGGCACTCAAAGAATTACAGGAACAACACCGGCGTGAGCTGATGGCGGCTACCTTCCGGGGACAGGAAGAAGAACGCAGGCGACTGGCTGAAGATCTGCACGATGGCATTGGTACGATGCTGTCGGTGACGAAAATGAGCCTCAATCAACTGGAGCGGCAGATAGAGGGCGATACGATCCGGATGAATCTTCAGATTACGAAAACCCGGTTGATGATTGATGAGACAATGACCAACGTCCGACGCATCAGCCGGGATCTGGTACCGACCACGCTCGAACGGTTCGGATTGATAGCAGCGCTGGAGGAGCTGATCGATCGAGCCAGTGACCATGAACTACAGGTGCACCTGAACTGCCCCGAACATATGGATCAGTTGTCGCCCGCTATTGACCTGATGCTGTATCGAATTGCGCAGGAACTAGTCAACAATGCCATTCGACATGCCCGCGCCCACTCCGTTACCGTTCAATTGCAGTTCGACAACGAAGCCGTACGATTATCTGTTCTGGATGACGGTGTCGGGTTCGATTTTGACGCCGTTACCGAAAATAAACTGAGTGGGCTGGGTCTTCGCAATATAGAAAGCCGTCTGAGCGTCGTTGATGGCCACGCTACCTTCGATGTGGCACCAGGACGGGGGTCTCAGATTCACGTGCAAATCTATCTGCAAAGCCCGCAGGCGGTTGC
- a CDS encoding PH domain-containing protein — MATIFTENAGRFLTPQETKAMTRSYRDQKLAVGLSANDYVRSEYFGINQINELLNKEGCVGLRIHHAKRWEDAEGNPTKEGTGQLKPRVLLTAVDARGQDIVTKQDNRSLKDMSVNRGDDTLGDGYTCPQHCPTNS; from the coding sequence ATGGCTACTATTTTCACTGAAAACGCCGGGCGTTTTTTAACTCCTCAGGAAACGAAGGCAATGACCAGGTCCTACCGTGACCAAAAATTGGCGGTGGGTCTATCGGCCAACGATTACGTTCGTTCAGAGTATTTTGGCATTAATCAAATAAACGAACTGCTCAACAAGGAAGGCTGTGTGGGTTTGCGCATTCACCACGCCAAACGCTGGGAAGATGCGGAGGGCAACCCCACGAAAGAAGGTACCGGACAACTCAAACCCCGCGTATTGTTAACGGCGGTCGATGCCAGAGGCCAGGACATTGTTACCAAGCAGGACAACCGGAGCCTGAAGGATATGTCTGTCAACAGGGGTGACGATACCCTGGGTGACGGATACACCTGCCCGCAGCACTGCCCCACTAATTCTTAG